From a single Anabas testudineus chromosome 5, fAnaTes1.2, whole genome shotgun sequence genomic region:
- the LOC113153368 gene encoding LOW QUALITY PROTEIN: transcription initiation factor TFIID subunit 4-like (The sequence of the model RefSeq protein was modified relative to this genomic sequence to represent the inferred CDS: deleted 1 base in 1 codon) encodes MRSSQSQLAVVPARSLLAAVRTRTAGGLSTAKCPWFNSKLSAATTDSSTGRDPGKTLVVSGDVTSPPNHQGKVGSLSVQTFNGSRAMNSHNSGSAAPLGGTTVTSGTGNSGGPAVSVTAVNSGAVLSKGLATAIMPPSSNSVIQTPLMNSQSVVTSAPPVNQAAGPTVTLVRPPMQTPGPGVTLNGNNNASPAVVASTTGQPGVGIQTPHVNNGPPSSSVSVSAASHIIKAEPPTTIIQSAPQTAVTPGAVSAPRASATVAAVPGGIRTLAPQMLAPRLPQTSPGQPSVHNIQLPPGMVLVRSESGQLLMIPQQALAQMQAQAQAQAQGNIAPRSATPSNVPPGQAPGNTIISRQVTPSTTTLHRPPILQSTVGPAVPGMTARTVTQTAGTTVTSVTVSKETMENVTKCKNFLSTLIKLASTGKQSTETAASVRQLVKDLLEGKLEAEEFTSRLYKELKSSPQPYLVPFLKRSLPTLRQLTPDSAAFIQQSQLPQPASGPVSSTSPTPTTVVLTSPTPRLTAPISRPQFQPGINKPGQTPSLVLQPQQQRAMLRPQVTLPTTPIVTVRNQAPGRIIVGQQQVQLKELQPVPVRPEVPPVSKQVSAAALTLAQKNKLKEAGGTFKDDDDINDVASMAGVNLSEESANILATNSGLVGAVTHSCKDETFLSCTILQRRMLEIGRRYGVTDLGAEVVNYVSHATQQRLQNLLEKVSQVAQQKNFSFKEGDTYEQSSDVRTQLKFFEQLDQLEKQRKEEQEREILLKAAKSRSRQEDPEQLRLKQKAKEMQQQELAQMRQREANLTALAAIGPRKKRKILDSPSSSSAAEGSGTGTSLSGGAGSSGSRPTRQRITRVNLRDLLFCLENERFTSRSHFLYKGFLK; translated from the exons ATGCGCAGCAGCCAATCGCAGCTCGCCGTCGTCCCTGCGCGGAGCCTTTTGGCTGCTGTGCGCACGCGCAC TGCAGGGGGTCTGAGCACAGCGAAGTGCCCGTGGTTCAACTCTAAACTATCAGCGGCCACCACGGACTCCAGCACGGGACGCGACCCTGGCAAAACACTTGTTGTTAGTGGCGATGTAACTTCTCCACCGAATCACCAGGGGAAAGTA GGCTCACTCTCAGTGCAGACTTTCAATGGGAGCCGAGCTATGAACTCTCACAATTCAGGAAGCGCTGCCCCTCTCGGGGGGACGACAGTGACAAGTGGCACTGGTAACAGCGGCGGTCCTGCAGTATCTGTCACAGCTGTCAACAGTGGAGCAGTGTTGTCGAAAGGGCTGGCCACTGCGATTATGCCCCCTTCGTCAAACAGTGTAATTCAGACGCCCCTCATGAACTCACAGAGTGTTGTCACCTCAGCTCCGCCTGTGAACCAGGCAGCAGGACCCACGGTGACACTCGTCAGGCCGCCTATGCAAACCCCGGGGCCGGGTGTAACTTTGAATGGGAACAATAATGCCAGCCCTGCTGTAGTTGCCAGTACAACAGGTCAGCCTGGTGTGGGCATACAAACCCCCCATGTAAACAATGGTCCGCCGTCCAGTTCGGTGTCTGTCAGCGCTGCGTCGCACATTATCAAGGCAGAACCACCTACAACAATAATACAGTCGGCACCGCAGACGGCTGTCACTCCGGGCGCCGTCAGCGCTCCTCGGGCTTCGGCGACGGTAGCTGCTGTTCCGGGCGGGATCCGAACCCTGGCTCCTCAGATGCTGGCACCAAGGCTCCCCCAGACTTCCCCAGGACAGCCTAGTGTACACAACATCCAGCTCCCCCCGG GAATGGTGCTCGTACGCAGTGAGAGTGGACAGCTGCTGATGATTCCACAGCAGGCTCTGGCCCAGATGCAAGCTCAGGCTCAGGCACAGGCACAGGGAAACATAGCACCACGGAGTGCTACACCATCAAATGTGCCTCCTGGCCAG GCTCCAGGAAACACCATCATAAGCAGACAAGTGACTCCCAGCACTACCACTCTTCACAGACCTCCTATCCTTCAG AGCACAGTTGGGCCTGCAGTACCAGGAATGACAGCCAGAACTGTCACTCAAACAGCTGGGACCACAGTTACCTCAGTAACAGTGAGCAAG GAGACAATGGAGaatgtgactaaatgtaagAACTTCCTGTCCACGTTGATAAAACTAGCATCCACTGGGAAGCAGTCGACAGAGACTGCAGCCAGTGTGAGACAGCTGGTCAAGGACCTGCTG GAGGGAAAACTGGAAGCTGAGGAATTCACCAGTAGATTGTACAAAGAGCTGAAGTCTTCACCCCAACCTTACCTTGTGCCTTTCCTCAAG CGAAGCCTCCCGACCTTGAGGCAGCTCACCCCAGACTCAGCTGCCTTCATCCAGCAGAGTCAGCTCCCTCAGCCAGCCTCAGGTCCAGTGTCCTCCACCTCACCCACCCCCACCACAGTGGTCCTCACCAGCCCAACTCCTCGCCTTACTGCTCCAATCAGCAGGCCCCAGTTCCAGCCTGGCATCAACAAGCCAGGACAGACTCCCTCACTG GTTCTTCAGcctcagcagcagagagcaatGTTGAGACCTCAGGTAACATTACCAACAACCCCCATTGTGACTGTCAGGAATCAGGCCCCTGGTCGCATCATTGTGGGTCAGCAGCAGGTCCAGCTTAAAGAGCTGCAACCAG TTCCTGTAAGGCCAGAGGTGCCACCTGTTTCTAAACAagtctctgctgcagccttgACTCTGGCTCAAAAGAACAAGTTGAAAGAGGCGGGTGGTACTTTcaa AGATGATGACGATATCAACGACGTGGCCTCAATGGCTGGAGTGAACCTGTCTGAGGAAAGTGCTAACATCTTAGCAACCAATTCTGGACTAGTGGGAGCAGTGACACATTCCTGTAAGGATGAGACTTTTCTCTCCTGTACCATCCTACAGAGAAGAATGCTGGAGATAG GTAGGAGGTACGGCGTGACAGACTTGGGTGCTGAGGTGGTGAACTATGTCTCCCATGCTACTCAGCAGCGACTTCAGAACCTGCTTGAAAAAGTTTCCCAAGTGGCCCAGCAGAAAAACTTCAGTTTTAAG GAGGGTGACACCTATGAGCAGAGCAGTGATGTTCGTACTCAGCTCAAGTTCTTTGAGCAGCTGGACCAGttagagaaacagaggaaggaggaacaagagagagagatcctCCTGAAGGCAGCTAAG TCTCGATCTCGGCAAGAGGACCCAGAGCAGCTTCGTCtgaaacagaaagcaaaagag atgcagcagcaggagctagctcagatgagacagagagaggccaACTTGACTGCCCTAGCAGCTATAGGCCccaggaagaaaaggaagattCTGGactctccatcctcctcttctgcAGCTGAG GGATCGGGAACAGGTACCTCTCTGTCTGGTGGTGCTGGCTCATCGGGCTCCAGACCCACACGGCAGCGCATCACGCGTGTCAATCTCAGGGACCTGCTCTTCTGTTTGGAGAACGAGAGATTTACCAGTCGCTCCCATTTCCTGTACAAGGGCTTTCTCAAATAG
- the LOC113153772 gene encoding protein LSM14 homolog B-B-like, which translates to MSAGGGTPYIGSKISLMSKAQIRYEGILSSVDTERSTVALAKVKSYGTEDRHTDRPVPPKDEIYEYIIFRGSDIKDITVSESPKPHHGLPRDPAIVQSSLGSSCAAYHPRWSPYRDIMPTYNQLAASSLLNQQYNAALALGLHNIPGRRAPMVEQAVQTVPLTSAAQKRGKTSSQAQGRQPARGRVGSQLQKENLPTSQASPQSSTSKNQGQSDNQQKRQTPGSRRSRNRSRGQLIVQSSKATTLQFESDFDFESANAQFKDDLTKEVEADLVEKVDSEEVLDSQGTQEEEEERLGDKYYDKAKCFFDNISSDLKPRRTWAEEKKLNMETFGVPGRFLRGRGFRGRGQRGQTVEQRHLPKMGGGRV; encoded by the exons ATGAGTGCTGGAGGAGGAACGCCGTACATCGGCAGTAAAATAAGTTTGATGTCTAAGGCACAGATTCGTTATGAGGGGATATTGTCCTCTGTCGACACGGAAAGGTCCACGGTCGCTTTGGCCAAAG TTAAATCATATGGCACAGAGGACCGGCACACAGACAGACCTGTGCCGCCCAAAGATGAGATTTATGAATACATCATCTTCAGAGGAAGTGACATCAAGGATATCACTGTGTCTGAAAGCCCAAAACCACATCACGGGCTGCCTCGTGACCCTGCTATTGTACAG TCATCCCTTGGCAGCTCCTGTGCTGCTTATCACCCACGGTGGAGCCCATACAGAGATATTATGCCCACTTACAACCAGCTGGCTGCAAGTTCTCTACTCAACCAGCAGTACAATGCAGCATTAGCTCTGG GGCTTCACAACATCCCAGGCAGAAGAGCACCCATGGTGGAGCAGGCCGTCCAGACTGTGCCATTAACTAGTGCTGCTCAGAAAAGGGGGAAGACCTCATCCCAGGCACAGGGCAGACAGCCTGCTCGTGGCCGAGTTGGTTCCCAACTTCAAAAGGAGAATCTTCCCACCA GTCAGGCATCACCTCAGTCCAGTACATCAAAGAATCAAGGCCAAAGTGATAACCAGCAGAAAAGGCAAACACCAG GCAGCCGCAGGTCCAGGAACCGAAGCAGAGGCCAACTTATTGTGCAAAGCTCGAAGGCTACAACTCTGCAGTTCGAGTCGGATTTTGACTTTGAATCTGCAAATGCACAGTTTAAAGATGATCTTACAAAGGAGGTTGAAg CTGATTTAGTTGAGAAGGTGGATTCTGAAGAGGTGTTGGACAGCCAGGgaacacaggaggaggaggaggagaggctgGGAGACAAATACTATGACAAAGCAAAGTGCTTTTTTGACAACATCTCATCCGACCTAAAGCCCAG GAGAACCTGGGCAGAGGAGAAAAAGTTGAACATGGAAACATTCGGAGTCCCTGGCCGCTTCCTGAGAGGCCGAGGATTCAGGGGCCGAGGACAACGAGGACAGACTGTGGAACAGCGCCACCTCCCAAAAATGGGTGGTGGGAGGGTGTGA
- the cdh27 gene encoding LOW QUALITY PROTEIN: cadherin-like protein 26 (The sequence of the model RefSeq protein was modified relative to this genomic sequence to represent the inferred CDS: substituted 1 base at 1 genomic stop codon): LEKTLQVLFVFQVYCLSSTTCSELLSRYKRSWIIDSFTIEEGFSGPFPYALGKINIEREYLVYFDIYGEGVDKEPKGVISINQDGTLFVHKPVDYEMKTMLKLVFEVRKPDFLIDTKLGVEIYIQDINDNPPRFHRDLYEISIGEENTQGSLLLRVMAYDRDQRGTPNSTFHYEIKHVSPNIADTEFFIDESGAISFKGCLDHEVAEMFTLLVEAKDHGEVVSLSSSTTVAIHVQDGNDHLPTFTGQTGTGKVKEGEIGSSPLRLHVADEDTPKSPAWRARYTIQGDKGGHFEIKTDPDTNDGILTVVKPLDFEEGAQRELSISVENEVPYFSCKVKERTSSGLWTVDTSTSDDSHTGQGPSVKIIVEVEDVNDPPVFAVTVKEAVLKENSPIGTWVEKVTAVDPDSSHARDFLYKVAHDPSGWVTVDPNTGDITTVKSPDRESPHVVNGVYSILLYAVDKGEPPLTGTSTLQIHVTDLNDNLPQMTTDYLDVCMSSSVTNITAFDLDENPFGGPFKFELLGDVKGKWKLNPSYGYTAGLVKQPGVYAGPYTINVKISDLQGEFGVYNLSVTVCNCSVTPTCRTQRKTATKAASGAIGIVFASLLLLLFLLLTSVVISRNKKEFIIGQISEASGETLLASNIETPGTDCKMPDCFLKPPAASSEKYQDSSKWQTLNAVRQTFPTKYQQDMKNTAYENYGDYRRDVFYGFNDNWNQENMLSLEVSDPSLLFCFTFLQSWKEEFSSGQWLPPHSNSCSLLTLRQWLNKSLCKLLXCVQQEDMSTMNYLYKREASHVTDATVLALLHWRLSSLQETEDDLDYQPHPYAEEGNFDDHFELENITIPDEDESFQKVLRDLGSKFNQLALICKPVDGEN; this comes from the exons ATAAATATTGAGCGGGAGTATCTGGTATACTTTGATATTTATGGCGAAGGAGTGGATAAGGAGCCGAAGGGAGTCATTTCCATTAATCAGGATGGCACTTTGTTTGTCCACAAGCCTGTGGACTACGAGATGAAGACAATGCTAAAG CTGGTTTTTGAGGTGAGAAAGCCAGATTTCCTCATTGACACTAAGTTAGGAGTTGAGATTTATATCCAGGACATCAATGACAACCCACCACGCTTTCACAGGGATCTGTATGAAATCAGCATTGGTGAGGAAAATACACAAG GCTCCCTTCTCCTGAGAGTTATGGCCTATGACAGAGACCAGAGAGGGACACCAAACTCCACCTTCCACTATGAAATCAAGCACGTGTCTCCAAATATTGCAGACACTGAATTCTTCATTGACGAGTCTGGAGCAATTTCATTCAAAGGATGTTTGGATCATGAG GTGGCTGAAATGTTCACATTGCTGGTGGAGGCCAAAGACCACGGTGAAGTGGTTAGCTTGTCCAGTTCTACCACTGTTGCCATTCACGTGCAGGACGGAAATGATCACCTCCCAACCTTTACCGGACAAACG GGTACAGGTAAAGTCAAGGAAGGTGAAATCGGGTCCTCTCCCCTGCGGCTGCATGTGGCAGATGAAGACACCCCAAAGAGCCCTGCATGGAGAGCTAGATACACCATACAGGGTGACAAGGGAGGGCACTTTGAGATTAAAACAGACCCAGACACCAATGACGGCATCCTCACAGTAGTAAAA CCTTTAGACTTTGAGGAGGGAGCACAGAGGGAACTGTCTATCTCAGTGGAAAATGAGGTGCCCTATTTCTCTTGTAAAGTGAAGGAGAGGACATCCTCAGGTCTCTGGACTGTTGACACCAGTACAAGTGATGATTCTCATACAGGTCAGGGTCCCTCTGTAAAAATCATCGTTGAGGTGGAGGATGTCAATGACCCTCCAGTGTTCGCCGTGACTGTCAAAGAGGCTGTGTTGAAGGAGAACTCACCCATTGGAACCTGGGTGGAGAAAGTGACAGCAGTCGATCCAGACTCCAGTCATGCAAGAGATTTTTT GTACAAGGTTGCACATGATCCATCTGGATGGGTGACAGTGGATCCTAACACAGGCGATATCACTACAGTCAAATCACCAGACAGAGAATCTCCTCATGTTGTTAACGGTGTCTATAGCATTTTGCTTTACGCAGTGGACAAAG GTGAGCCACCATTAACAGGCACCTCAACACTCCAAATCCATGTGACTGACCTGAATGACAACCTGCCACAGATGACAACTGATTACTTGGATGTATGCATGTCCAGCAGCGTCACCAACATCACCGCCTTTGACCTAGATGAAAATCCCTTCGGAGGGCCATTCAAATTTGAACTTCTGGGGGATGTAAAAGGAAAATGGAAACTGAATCCCTCCTATG GTTACACAGCTGGTCTGGTGAAGCAGCCTGGAGTGTATGCTGGCCCATACACAATCAACGTGAAGATCTCCGATTTGCAAGGAGAGTTTGGCGTTTATAACCTCAGTGTGACCGTGTGCAACTGCTCTGTGACACCCACCTGCCGAACCCAGAGAAAAACTGCCACAAAAGCAGCCTCTGGTGCTATAGGCATAGTGTTTGCCTCACTGCTTTTACTGCTGT TCCTACTGTTGACATCAGTTGTCATCTCTCGAAACAAAAAAGAGTTCATCATTGGGCAGATTAGTGAGGCCTCTGGAGAAACCCTTCTCGCATCAAACATAGAGACACCGGGAACAGACTGCAAG aTGCCAGACTGTTTTCTTAAACCACCTGCAGCGTCTTCTGAAAAGTACCAAGACTCATCTAAGTGGCAAACTCTCAATGCAGTGCGGCAAACATTTCCAACAAAG TATCAACAGGATATGAAGAACACTGCCTATGAAAACTATGGAGATTATAGAAGAGACGTTTTCTATGGGTTCAATGACAATTGGAACCAGGAAAATATGCTCTCACTAGAGGTCAGTGATCCGTCTTTGCtcttctgtttcacttttctcCAGTCCTGGAAAGAAGAGTTCTCCAGTGGTCAATGGCTACCACCACACAGTAACAGTTGTTCACTCCTTACCTTGAGGCAGTGGTTGAACAAATCTTTATGTAAGCTTTTGTGATGTGTACAGCAGGAGGACATGAGTACAATGAATTATCTCTACAAGAGAGAAGCAAGCCACGTGACGGATGCAACTGTCCTAGCCCTGCTTCACTGG AGGCTCTCCTCTCTACAGGAGACAGAGGATGATCTGGACTATCAGCCTCACCCCTACGCAGAGGAGGGGAACTTCGACGACCACTTTGAGCTGGAGAACATCACCATTCCTGATGAGGACGAGTCATTCCAGAAAGTGCTGAGAGACTTGGGCTCCAAGTTCAACCAACTGGCTTTGATTTGCAAGCCCGTAGATGGAGAAAATTAG